A stretch of the Haloplanus aerogenes genome encodes the following:
- a CDS encoding SDR family oxidoreductase → MDLGLDGNAALVSASSSGLGKASAAALAAEGANVVVNGRDQERLDAAVAEIREEATGEVVGVQGDLTDPDDVTNLVERTVEEFGGLDHLVTSAGGPPSGPFLDTTDEDWYEAYDLLVMSVVRLVREAAPHLQDGGGTIVNITSGSVKEAIDGLVLSNSVRMAVVGLEKTLSEELAPDVRANTVLPGTHETPRIEELVEQGVERGDYPDYETGVAEWSAGNPAERIGQPEEFGDVVAFLSSERASYVNGAAVPVDGGDHASNL, encoded by the coding sequence ATGGATCTCGGACTCGACGGCAACGCGGCACTCGTATCGGCCTCCAGCAGTGGTCTCGGGAAGGCGTCGGCGGCGGCGCTCGCTGCCGAGGGCGCGAACGTCGTCGTCAACGGGCGCGACCAGGAGCGTCTCGACGCGGCGGTGGCGGAGATTCGCGAGGAGGCGACGGGCGAGGTGGTCGGCGTGCAGGGCGACCTCACCGACCCCGACGACGTGACGAACCTCGTCGAACGGACGGTCGAGGAGTTCGGTGGCCTCGACCACCTCGTCACCAGCGCCGGCGGCCCGCCGAGCGGCCCCTTCCTCGACACCACCGACGAGGACTGGTACGAGGCGTACGACCTGCTAGTGATGAGCGTCGTCCGCCTCGTGCGCGAGGCGGCGCCCCACCTGCAGGACGGCGGCGGCACCATCGTCAACATCACGTCCGGGAGTGTCAAGGAGGCCATCGACGGTCTCGTGCTCTCGAACTCGGTGCGGATGGCCGTCGTCGGACTGGAGAAGACGCTCTCGGAGGAACTCGCGCCGGACGTGCGCGCGAACACGGTCCTCCCGGGCACCCACGAGACGCCGCGAATCGAGGAACTCGTCGAACAGGGCGTCGAACGCGGCGACTACCCCGACTACGAGACAGGGGTGGCCGAGTGGAGCGCCGGCAACCCGGCCGAGCGGATCGGTCAGCCCGAGGAGTTCGGCGACGTGGTCGCGTTCCTCTCGTCCGAACGGGCGAGTTACGTCAACGGCGCCGCCGTCCCCGTCGACGGCGGCGACCACGCCTCGAACCTGTAG
- the solA gene encoding N-methyl-L-tryptophan oxidase — MSSSDERRDAIVVGVGGMGSATAYHLADRGVDVLGLERFDIPHTQGSSHGITRIIRRAYYEHPSYIPLIERAYELWDDLADETGRPVIHRTGSIDAGPQGNIVFEGSLRSCKEHDIPHEVLTGAELNERFPGYNLPDEYRALYQEDGGFVVPEQAIVGHTELAQAAGAEIRAREGVHDWAETPDGGVRVWTDKDTYEADTLVLAAGAWNYKLADALDGLAVPERQVLAWFQPETPSLYEPEQLPVWNIETPEGRFYGLPIYDVPGFKLGKYHHLDESVDPDHYDTDPGPADEVLLRDFTEKYFPEAAGPTMRLATCMFTNSPDEHFILDTLPDHPQVVVGAGFSGHGFKFATVIGEILADLADDGETDHPIEMFGLDRF; from the coding sequence ATGAGTTCGAGCGACGAGCGACGCGACGCCATCGTCGTCGGCGTCGGCGGCATGGGGAGTGCGACTGCGTACCACCTCGCCGACCGCGGAGTCGACGTACTGGGACTGGAGCGGTTCGACATCCCGCACACGCAGGGTTCCTCCCACGGCATCACGCGCATTATCCGACGGGCGTACTACGAACACCCCTCGTACATTCCGTTGATCGAGCGGGCGTACGAACTCTGGGACGACCTGGCCGACGAGACGGGGCGGCCGGTGATCCACCGCACCGGCTCCATCGACGCCGGCCCGCAGGGGAACATCGTCTTCGAGGGGTCGCTGCGCTCCTGTAAGGAACACGACATCCCGCACGAGGTACTGACGGGCGCGGAACTGAACGAGCGGTTCCCCGGGTACAATCTCCCCGACGAGTACCGCGCGCTCTATCAGGAGGACGGCGGGTTCGTCGTCCCGGAGCAGGCAATCGTCGGCCACACCGAGTTGGCGCAGGCGGCAGGCGCCGAGATTCGCGCCCGAGAGGGCGTCCACGACTGGGCCGAGACGCCCGACGGCGGCGTCCGCGTCTGGACGGACAAGGACACGTACGAGGCCGACACGCTCGTCCTCGCGGCGGGCGCGTGGAACTACAAACTCGCGGACGCGCTGGACGGCCTCGCCGTCCCCGAGCGACAGGTGCTCGCGTGGTTCCAGCCCGAGACGCCCTCGCTGTACGAACCCGAGCAACTGCCGGTGTGGAACATCGAGACGCCCGAGGGGCGGTTCTACGGCCTGCCCATCTACGACGTGCCCGGGTTCAAGCTTGGCAAGTACCACCACCTCGACGAGTCGGTCGACCCCGACCACTACGACACCGACCCCGGCCCCGCCGACGAGGTGCTCCTGCGTGACTTCACGGAGAAGTACTTCCCCGAGGCCGCGGGGCCGACGATGCGGCTCGCCACCTGTATGTTCACCAATTCGCCCGACGAGCACTTCATCCTCGACACGCTGCCCGACCACCCGCAGGTCGTCGTCGGCGCGGGGTTCTCCGGACACGGCTTCAAGTTCGCCACCGTCATCGGCGAGATTCTGGCCGACCTCGCCGACGACGGCGAGACCGACCACCCCATCGAGATGTTCGGCCTCGACCGCTTTTAA
- a CDS encoding helix-turn-helix domain-containing protein, with protein MSLIAVAELTHPDLALTPTIESTDASIQVVSHTATDPETGMFFFLVESDSFPAFEAALERDHTVDERMLVAEASTTRIYRLGHTSGTKLISPTTTEMGGLMLEAESTDRGWSVRMQLPDRETLSTLWDYCDREDIAFDLGHIYSLDEFSVDDRVGLTDAQHDALVTAYEAGYFEEPRGTSLQALAEDLGISPTAVGGRIRRGTSRLIERTLIEDE; from the coding sequence ATGAGTCTCATCGCCGTCGCGGAACTCACTCACCCGGACCTCGCGTTGACGCCCACCATCGAATCGACCGACGCGTCGATCCAGGTGGTCTCCCATACGGCGACCGACCCGGAGACGGGAATGTTCTTCTTCCTCGTCGAATCCGATTCGTTCCCCGCGTTCGAGGCCGCCCTCGAACGCGACCACACCGTCGACGAACGGATGCTCGTCGCCGAGGCGTCGACGACGCGCATCTACCGCCTCGGCCACACGTCGGGCACGAAACTCATCTCCCCGACCACGACGGAGATGGGTGGGCTGATGCTCGAAGCCGAGAGTACGGACCGGGGGTGGTCCGTGCGAATGCAACTCCCCGACCGCGAGACGCTCAGCACGCTCTGGGACTACTGCGACCGCGAGGACATCGCGTTCGATCTCGGACACATCTACTCCCTCGACGAGTTCTCGGTCGACGACCGGGTGGGCCTCACCGACGCTCAGCACGACGCCCTCGTGACCGCCTACGAGGCGGGCTACTTCGAGGAACCCCGTGGCACGTCGCTACAGGCGCTCGCCGAGGACCTCGGCATCTCGCCCACCGCCGTCGGCGGACGCATCCGTCGGGGTACGTCCCGACTCATCGAACGGACGCTCATCGAGGACGAGTGA
- a CDS encoding GcvT family protein codes for MSTDSTLPASAETVVVGAGAVGCSVAYHLSELGAEDIVVVDQGPLPVTGGSSTHAPGIMFQTSPSKLMTKTAHYTSRLLDDAGVYDEVGGIEVARSEERMDFLQRRVEHATAYGLPDAQLLSPEEVTDYLPLVNEDEILGGYYSPTDGRVDGVAALQWYIEESNADFYGHTSVTDFDTAGGTVTAVDTDRGRIECDRCVIATNNWGYQTGKLAGLDLPIAPVEHQYAVTEPLAELADADPNRRVDTGDMEVPGDSRIADAMGRAPTRPVGRDQDNSLYFRTHGESIGLGSYNHESLTVDPDAMGGNTEHRQASVRDFTDEHWERATHPDRDKAPKRAFEELLPVTEGKEFEATENGIFVFTPDGMPVLGETHAVDDLWTALAIWWTHSGGYGKILAEWMETGVPKLPSGPVETGGIHVNRFEPHAGSKDYFVDRGATRYRQVYSIVEPRWQPDDHRALRRSPFYQQQADLGAEFYQSGGWEAPQWYDSNADLVERYAGEIPDQEGWQGVNRSPIEGAEHLHTREHVSMFDMTSFSSIRVEGAGAADFLQRMCTNDVDIEPGRIRYSLLCNEGGNVLADVTVVRLGPEEFVVTTGGGNSPGIHGGWLERHAPETVSVVVEEGARSTIGLWGPKSRLLLQRVTDADVSAEGFPYFSAKRIYVGDVPVLALRVSYVGELGWELWAPTEYGSRLWDTLWEAGQDLDVRPMGGGALESMRLEKGYRLWGTDIDTDANPVAAGLDFAVDMDTDFVGREALAEVQASGPDSRLTPLTLDDSTDVIFGGRPVLDGEASETPRATGEAGDGDEALGYVVAGDYGYSVGESIAYAYLPSEYADAGTDVQILCEGETYDATVRDEPLFDPGREKILR; via the coding sequence ATGAGCACGGATAGCACGCTCCCCGCGTCCGCCGAGACGGTCGTCGTCGGCGCGGGTGCCGTCGGCTGTAGCGTCGCCTACCACCTCTCGGAACTGGGCGCGGAGGATATCGTCGTCGTCGACCAGGGTCCACTGCCCGTCACCGGCGGGTCGTCGACCCACGCGCCGGGCATCATGTTCCAGACCTCGCCGTCGAAACTCATGACGAAGACGGCTCACTACACGAGTCGGCTCCTCGATGACGCCGGGGTGTACGACGAAGTGGGCGGCATCGAAGTCGCCCGCTCCGAGGAGCGGATGGACTTCCTCCAGCGCCGCGTCGAACACGCCACCGCCTACGGCCTCCCCGACGCGCAACTCCTCTCGCCCGAGGAGGTGACCGACTACCTGCCGCTGGTGAACGAAGACGAGATTCTGGGTGGCTACTACTCCCCCACCGACGGTCGGGTGGACGGTGTCGCTGCCCTCCAGTGGTACATCGAGGAGTCGAACGCCGACTTCTACGGCCACACGTCGGTCACGGATTTCGACACCGCTGGCGGCACGGTGACGGCCGTCGACACCGACCGCGGTCGCATCGAGTGTGACCGGTGCGTGATCGCGACGAACAACTGGGGCTACCAGACCGGCAAGCTTGCGGGCCTCGACCTGCCCATCGCACCCGTCGAACACCAGTACGCCGTCACGGAACCGCTTGCCGAACTGGCGGACGCCGACCCGAACCGCCGCGTCGACACCGGCGACATGGAAGTGCCGGGTGACAGCCGCATCGCCGACGCCATGGGCCGAGCGCCGACCCGCCCGGTGGGTCGCGATCAGGACAACTCCCTCTACTTCCGCACCCACGGCGAGTCCATCGGTCTCGGCTCCTACAACCACGAGTCGCTGACGGTCGACCCCGACGCGATGGGTGGGAACACCGAGCACCGGCAGGCGTCGGTTCGTGACTTCACCGACGAGCACTGGGAGCGCGCGACCCACCCAGACCGCGACAAGGCGCCGAAACGGGCGTTCGAAGAACTCCTCCCCGTCACGGAGGGCAAGGAGTTCGAGGCGACGGAGAACGGCATCTTCGTGTTCACGCCCGACGGGATGCCGGTGCTCGGCGAGACGCACGCCGTGGACGACCTGTGGACCGCGCTCGCCATCTGGTGGACTCACTCCGGCGGCTACGGGAAGATCCTCGCGGAGTGGATGGAGACGGGCGTCCCGAAACTCCCCTCGGGGCCGGTCGAGACCGGTGGCATCCACGTGAACCGGTTCGAACCCCACGCCGGGAGCAAGGACTACTTCGTCGACCGCGGGGCGACGCGCTACCGGCAGGTGTACAGCATCGTCGAACCCCGCTGGCAACCCGACGACCACCGCGCCCTCCGACGGAGTCCCTTCTACCAGCAACAGGCCGACCTCGGCGCGGAGTTCTACCAATCCGGCGGCTGGGAGGCGCCGCAGTGGTACGACTCCAACGCGGATCTCGTGGAGCGCTACGCCGGCGAGATTCCGGATCAGGAGGGCTGGCAGGGCGTCAACCGCTCGCCCATCGAGGGTGCCGAACACCTCCACACCCGCGAGCACGTCTCCATGTTCGACATGACCTCGTTCAGCTCCATCCGCGTCGAGGGTGCGGGCGCCGCCGACTTCCTCCAGCGGATGTGTACGAACGACGTGGATATCGAACCGGGTCGCATCCGCTACTCCCTGCTCTGTAACGAGGGCGGGAACGTCTTGGCGGACGTGACCGTCGTTCGCCTCGGCCCGGAGGAGTTCGTGGTGACGACCGGCGGCGGCAACTCGCCGGGCATCCACGGCGGCTGGCTGGAGCGCCATGCCCCGGAGACGGTGTCGGTGGTCGTCGAGGAGGGTGCTCGGTCGACTATCGGGCTCTGGGGGCCGAAGTCCCGACTCCTCCTCCAGCGCGTCACCGACGCCGACGTGTCCGCGGAGGGCTTCCCCTACTTCAGCGCGAAGCGCATCTACGTCGGCGACGTGCCCGTCCTCGCGCTGCGTGTCTCCTACGTCGGCGAACTCGGCTGGGAGCTGTGGGCGCCGACGGAGTACGGGTCGCGTCTCTGGGACACCCTCTGGGAGGCGGGGCAGGACCTCGACGTGCGGCCGATGGGTGGCGGCGCGCTGGAGTCGATGCGACTGGAGAAAGGCTACCGGCTGTGGGGGACGGACATCGACACCGACGCCAACCCTGTCGCCGCCGGCCTCGATTTCGCCGTCGACATGGACACCGACTTCGTCGGCCGCGAGGCGCTGGCCGAGGTGCAGGCGTCGGGCCCCGACAGCCGACTCACGCCGCTCACGCTCGACGACTCGACGGACGTGATCTTCGGCGGGCGGCCGGTTCTAGATGGCGAGGCGTCGGAGACGCCTCGAGCAACCGGCGAGGCCGGTGACGGCGACGAAGCGCTCGGCTACGTCGTCGCCGGCGACTACGGCTACAGCGTCGGCGAGTCCATCGCCTACGCCTACCTCCCCAGCGAGTACGCCGACGCGGGTACCGACGTGCAGATCCTGTGTGAGGGCGAGACGTACGACGCTACCGTGCGCGACGAACCGCTGTTCGACCCCGGTCGGGAGAAGATTCTGCGGTAG
- a CDS encoding sodium:calcium antiporter yields the protein MVLGLSGELVSVVLFLVGVVIVIVSVETFIEAVAEGALALGVSGFFLTVVLAGTDLENVILGIAAAYDQLPDLALGTVFGEALFILGAAVGLAGVLVPFETDVPRNYLGLMLLAPFLFFGLALDGTLSRFDGIVLTATFVPYLAIIYTLERYTDTRYLSAEEVEIMEEEREAAEAEAEGKEGEVEDEWFDLDLDLDLDVDDFVEERVPERYEGPAFLAIAIVAAIGMTIGSELAVEGAKELLALLGVTGLAFGATVMSFIASLEELFLTVEPVRQGRPHIGVGNVVGSMLFFVSANAGLIAMVHPLNTAGMVVTVHWPFFFGTMLVVAAAFYRGKVGRPTGILLLGMYAAYWVANYAI from the coding sequence ATGGTGCTCGGACTGTCGGGAGAACTGGTCTCGGTCGTGTTGTTCCTGGTGGGCGTCGTCATCGTCATCGTGAGCGTCGAGACGTTCATCGAGGCGGTGGCGGAGGGCGCGCTCGCGCTCGGCGTCTCGGGCTTTTTCCTCACCGTCGTCCTCGCCGGCACCGACCTGGAGAACGTCATTCTCGGCATCGCGGCGGCGTACGACCAGTTGCCCGATCTGGCGCTCGGCACGGTCTTCGGTGAGGCGCTGTTCATCCTCGGCGCCGCCGTCGGCCTCGCTGGCGTCCTCGTCCCCTTCGAGACGGACGTGCCCCGGAACTATCTGGGCCTGATGCTCCTCGCCCCGTTCCTCTTTTTCGGCCTCGCCCTCGACGGCACGCTCTCCCGGTTCGACGGCATCGTCCTCACCGCGACGTTCGTCCCCTACCTCGCCATCATCTACACGCTCGAACGCTACACCGACACCCGCTACCTCTCGGCGGAGGAGGTCGAGATCATGGAAGAGGAGCGGGAAGCGGCCGAAGCCGAGGCGGAAGGGAAGGAAGGAGAAGTGGAGGACGAGTGGTTCGACCTCGACCTCGATCTGGATCTCGACGTCGACGACTTCGTGGAGGAACGTGTCCCCGAACGCTACGAGGGGCCGGCCTTCCTCGCCATCGCCATCGTCGCCGCCATCGGCATGACTATCGGCTCGGAACTCGCCGTCGAGGGGGCGAAGGAACTCCTCGCGCTCCTGGGAGTCACCGGCCTCGCCTTCGGCGCGACGGTGATGAGCTTCATCGCCTCGCTGGAGGAACTGTTCCTGACGGTCGAACCCGTCCGGCAGGGGCGACCCCACATCGGTGTCGGCAACGTCGTCGGGAGCATGCTCTTTTTCGTCAGCGCGAACGCGGGCCTGATCGCGATGGTCCACCCGCTGAACACGGCGGGCATGGTCGTCACCGTCCACTGGCCCTTCTTCTTCGGGACGATGCTCGTCGTCGCCGCCGCGTTCTACCGCGGGAAAGTGGGCCGCCCGACCGGCATCCTCCTCCTCGGGATGTACGCCGCCTACTGGGTCGCGAACTACGCGATTTAA
- a CDS encoding fumarylacetoacetate hydrolase family protein, whose translation MRLGQFSTTASERPWCGAVMDDTVIDLPAAGHAAGIDVPRRLSTLLDQWNWAEKASLAVEYATEQEVAQEPLDDLTRHAPVTDPEKVVCVGLNYEDHARELDLDIPEEPVLFSKFPTAITGPGDEIVWDPTYTTEVDYEAELVIVVGREARDVAAEDAWDHIAGVTVGNDVTARDLQQRDGQWVRGKTLDTFAPTGPDLVTLDDVDDPHDLDIWAEVDGERLQDSTTANFIFGLDELVSFCSRAFTLKPGDLIFTGTPPGVGTSRDPPVSLDDGDHVTVGIEGVGELTNPCRHR comes from the coding sequence ATGCGCTTGGGTCAGTTCAGTACGACGGCGTCGGAGCGGCCGTGGTGTGGCGCAGTGATGGACGATACCGTGATCGACTTGCCAGCCGCGGGCCACGCCGCCGGCATCGACGTTCCACGGCGACTGTCGACGCTGCTCGATCAGTGGAACTGGGCGGAGAAGGCGTCGCTGGCGGTCGAGTACGCGACCGAACAGGAGGTGGCGCAGGAACCCCTCGACGATCTGACTCGGCACGCGCCGGTGACCGATCCCGAGAAGGTCGTCTGCGTGGGGCTGAATTACGAGGACCACGCACGGGAACTCGACCTCGACATTCCGGAGGAACCGGTTCTCTTCTCGAAGTTCCCGACGGCGATCACGGGTCCCGGCGACGAAATCGTCTGGGACCCGACGTACACCACCGAGGTCGACTACGAAGCGGAACTCGTCATCGTCGTGGGACGTGAGGCCCGCGACGTGGCGGCCGAGGACGCGTGGGATCACATCGCCGGGGTCACCGTCGGCAACGACGTGACGGCGCGTGACCTCCAGCAACGCGACGGCCAGTGGGTCCGTGGCAAGACCCTCGATACGTTCGCCCCGACCGGCCCGGACCTGGTGACGCTAGACGACGTGGACGACCCTCACGACCTCGACATCTGGGCCGAAGTCGACGGGGAACGGCTACAGGACTCCACGACGGCGAATTTCATCTTCGGTCTCGACGAACTCGTCTCGTTCTGTAGTCGAGCCTTCACGCTCAAACCAGGTGACCTCATCTTCACTGGGACGCCGCCCGGCGTCGGCACGTCACGCGATCCGCCGGTCAGTCTCGACGATGGCGACCACGTGACCGTCGGCATCGAGGGTGTCGGTGAACTCACCAACCCTTGTCGCCATCGGTAG
- a CDS encoding methylenetetrahydrofolate reductase — protein MSLTRSKPADGVANLLSEPRFELMPFDSFEEQMEQLPDGAEIAVTASPQLGLDATVEWSEKAAARGYEPIPHVAARYVEDRDHLDDIATQLTEAGVTDIFVPGGDREDPVGEFESAYELLVALDDSGHEFADVGITGYPEGHDFLDDRTLADAMAKKAPYATYITTQLCYDPDAVTAWIERIRDRGIDLPIEVGIPGVMKYQRLLNISQKVGVGDSIRFLRKTSGIVGFVRQLVGSRGKYEPDALVDGLAPYADDPEYAIRGLHIYTFNQVADTEAWRRGRLDG, from the coding sequence ATGTCACTCACGAGATCGAAACCCGCCGACGGCGTCGCGAACCTGCTCAGCGAGCCACGCTTCGAACTGATGCCGTTCGACAGCTTCGAGGAACAGATGGAACAACTACCGGACGGCGCCGAAATCGCCGTCACGGCCTCGCCGCAACTGGGCCTCGACGCGACGGTCGAGTGGTCCGAGAAGGCGGCCGCCCGCGGTTACGAACCCATCCCGCACGTCGCGGCGCGCTACGTCGAGGACCGAGACCACCTCGACGACATCGCTACCCAACTGACCGAGGCGGGCGTCACCGACATCTTCGTCCCGGGCGGTGACCGCGAGGACCCCGTCGGCGAGTTCGAATCCGCCTACGAACTCCTCGTCGCGCTCGACGACAGCGGCCACGAGTTCGCGGACGTGGGCATCACCGGCTACCCCGAAGGCCACGACTTCCTCGACGACCGGACGCTCGCGGACGCGATGGCGAAGAAGGCGCCCTACGCCACCTACATCACGACCCAGCTCTGTTACGATCCCGACGCCGTCACGGCGTGGATCGAACGGATTCGTGACCGCGGGATCGACCTCCCCATCGAGGTGGGGATTCCGGGCGTGATGAAGTACCAGCGCCTGCTCAACATCTCGCAGAAAGTGGGCGTCGGCGACTCGATCCGGTTCCTCCGGAAGACGAGCGGTATCGTCGGCTTCGTGCGCCAACTCGTCGGCTCGCGCGGGAAGTACGAACCCGACGCGCTCGTCGACGGCCTCGCACCCTACGCCGACGACCCGGAGTACGCGATTCGTGGCCTCCACATCTACACCTTCAACCAGGTGGCCGACACCGAAGCGTGGCGTCGCGGGCGGCTGGACGGGTAG
- a CDS encoding aminomethyltransferase family protein yields MANNEPPALDDHPNHPDIDQSDRVLPRNLRQSGDPGIEMLVSTRVRKSPFFHKSFNEEGAWRCTVYNRVYHPRGLVEPEDGGAMKEYEALTESVTLWDVAVERQIRVKGPDAEALTNYVITRDATQIEPMHGKYVILCNEDGGILNDPVLLRVAEDEFWFSISDSTLMQWLQGVNVGMDFDVEIDEIDVAPMQIQGPLSEDVMVEVVGEEVSDIPYYGLMDAEINGCDVLVSQTGFSGEKGFEVYVKDASKNAEAVWDPVMETVKAHGGRQIAPGHHRRIAAGILSWGQDMDHETSPFQVNLGYQVPDDKEGDYIGKEALEEQKAQIENGEYPFNLKLVGLKIAGEPIRDYAPDFWIISDPETGKECGYMTSPWWNPELETNIGLGFVPAEKLEAETDALLNDEIYEHDLDLEFQVHLPDEYAEDDGEPAFATVAEVPFKESVNPSAREQAKLNARHED; encoded by the coding sequence ATGGCAAACAACGAACCACCGGCGCTCGACGACCACCCGAACCACCCGGATATCGACCAGTCGGACCGTGTACTGCCCCGCAACCTGCGCCAGAGCGGCGACCCTGGCATCGAGATGCTCGTCTCGACGCGCGTGCGCAAATCCCCCTTCTTCCACAAGTCGTTCAACGAGGAGGGTGCGTGGCGCTGTACCGTCTACAACCGAGTCTACCACCCACGGGGGCTGGTCGAACCGGAAGATGGCGGCGCGATGAAGGAGTACGAGGCGCTGACGGAGAGCGTGACGCTGTGGGACGTGGCGGTCGAACGCCAGATTCGCGTGAAGGGTCCGGACGCGGAGGCGCTCACCAACTACGTCATCACGCGGGACGCTACGCAGATCGAGCCGATGCACGGCAAGTACGTCATCCTCTGTAACGAGGACGGCGGCATCCTGAACGACCCGGTCCTCCTGCGCGTCGCGGAGGACGAGTTCTGGTTCTCCATCTCCGACTCGACGCTCATGCAGTGGCTGCAGGGCGTCAACGTCGGTATGGACTTCGACGTGGAGATCGACGAGATCGACGTGGCGCCGATGCAGATTCAGGGCCCACTCTCCGAGGACGTGATGGTCGAAGTCGTCGGCGAGGAAGTGAGCGACATCCCCTACTACGGCCTGATGGACGCGGAGATCAACGGCTGTGACGTGCTGGTGAGCCAGACCGGCTTCTCCGGCGAGAAAGGCTTCGAGGTCTACGTCAAGGACGCGAGCAAGAACGCCGAAGCCGTCTGGGACCCGGTGATGGAGACGGTGAAAGCCCACGGCGGCCGCCAGATCGCGCCCGGTCACCACCGCCGGATCGCGGCCGGCATCCTCTCGTGGGGCCAGGACATGGACCACGAGACCTCGCCGTTCCAGGTCAACCTCGGCTACCAGGTGCCCGACGACAAGGAGGGCGACTACATCGGCAAGGAGGCGCTGGAAGAGCAGAAGGCGCAGATCGAGAACGGCGAGTATCCGTTCAACCTGAAACTCGTCGGGCTGAAGATCGCGGGCGAACCGATCCGCGACTACGCGCCCGACTTCTGGATCATCTCCGACCCCGAGACGGGCAAGGAGTGTGGCTACATGACCTCGCCGTGGTGGAATCCGGAGCTCGAGACGAACATCGGCCTCGGCTTCGTCCCGGCGGAGAAACTGGAGGCGGAGACGGACGCCCTGCTGAACGACGAAATCTACGAACACGACCTCGATCTGGAGTTCCAGGTCCACCTGCCCGACGAGTACGCCGAGGATGACGGCGAACCGGCCTTCGCGACGGTCGCGGAGGTGCCCTTCAAGGAGTCGGTCAACCCGAGCGCTCGCGAACAGGCGAAGCTGAACGCCCGGCACGAGGACTAA
- a CDS encoding HalOD1 output domain-containing protein yields MGTAIAGRGEVHHVHHDGDGPLSDTLVDAVASLTDTAPADLPPLDTRINVAALDTLWETDADRPTAAGCLTFTYGGYVVVVRSTGAVFLRETTDDE; encoded by the coding sequence ATGGGTACTGCTATCGCGGGTCGAGGAGAGGTCCACCACGTTCACCACGATGGCGACGGCCCGCTGAGCGACACCCTCGTCGACGCTGTCGCCTCGCTCACCGACACCGCGCCGGCCGACCTCCCGCCACTCGACACGCGGATCAACGTCGCGGCGCTCGATACACTGTGGGAGACGGACGCCGACCGCCCCACCGCCGCCGGCTGTCTCACCTTCACCTACGGCGGCTACGTCGTCGTCGTCCGCAGCACCGGTGCCGTGTTCCTGCGTGAAACGACCGACGACGAATGA
- a CDS encoding L-dopachrome tautomerase-related protein yields MPETPHTDGGTEVETERYAEFDTRAGNPAMTPDGRLIVSNHPFPYGDPPEYRVVEYVDDGEVRPFPNEAWSTPPDEDGVGISSLIGLRADPDGMVRILDIGDPEAGHRPKLVSWDTTADRLHRVDHIPAHATTDLSFMQDFAYDAVRNAIYIADLGLSDEPSADGKPAVVALDLETGRTRRVIEDHPSVLPEDGVTPVMEGEPVVQENSKGEYEPIRAGLDGITIDPAFEWVYYCGITTESVYRIRAADLLDESLSDADLDDRIERYGDKEVCDGITVDTAGNVYITDMTNNAIGVTRPSGEYEVIARDDEQFLWPDGFCCGPDGHIYFTVTQLHRAPPFNRGEEESYHPFRLFRFESLAPVTVGR; encoded by the coding sequence ATGCCAGAGACACCGCACACGGACGGCGGCACCGAGGTCGAAACCGAACGCTACGCCGAGTTCGACACCCGCGCCGGCAACCCGGCGATGACGCCCGACGGCCGACTCATCGTCAGCAATCACCCGTTCCCGTACGGCGACCCGCCGGAGTATCGCGTCGTCGAGTACGTCGACGACGGGGAGGTCCGCCCCTTCCCGAACGAGGCGTGGAGTACGCCCCCCGACGAGGACGGCGTCGGCATCTCCTCGCTGATCGGCCTGCGGGCCGACCCCGACGGGATGGTCCGCATCCTCGACATCGGCGACCCCGAGGCGGGCCACCGGCCCAAACTCGTCTCGTGGGATACGACGGCCGACCGCCTCCACCGCGTCGACCACATTCCCGCGCACGCGACGACCGACCTCTCCTTTATGCAGGATTTCGCGTACGACGCGGTGCGCAACGCCATCTACATCGCGGATCTGGGGTTGAGCGACGAGCCGAGCGCCGACGGGAAGCCGGCTGTCGTCGCCCTCGATCTGGAGACGGGACGCACCCGCCGCGTCATCGAGGACCACCCGAGCGTTCTCCCCGAGGACGGCGTCACGCCAGTGATGGAGGGCGAACCAGTCGTGCAGGAGAACAGCAAGGGGGAGTACGAACCCATCCGCGCCGGCCTCGACGGTATCACCATCGACCCCGCCTTCGAGTGGGTCTACTACTGCGGGATCACGACCGAGAGCGTCTACCGGATTCGCGCCGCGGATCTGCTCGACGAGTCGCTTTCCGACGCCGACCTCGACGACCGGATCGAACGCTACGGCGACAAGGAAGTCTGTGACGGCATCACCGTCGACACGGCGGGGAACGTCTACATCACGGACATGACGAACAACGCCATCGGGGTGACGCGGCCGTCCGGCGAGTACGAGGTGATCGCCAGGGACGACGAGCAGTTCCTCTGGCCCGACGGCTTCTGCTGTGGGCCGGACGGACACATCTACTTCACCGTGACGCAACTCCATCGCGCGCCCCCGTTCAACCGGGGCGAGGAGGAGTCGTACCACCCGTTCAGGCTGTTCCGGTTCGAGAGCCTCGCGCCGGTGACGGTGGGTCGTTAA